A single genomic interval of Camelina sativa cultivar DH55 chromosome 11, Cs, whole genome shotgun sequence harbors:
- the LOC104720869 gene encoding alkane hydroxylase MAH1 translates to MALISLFEISIAFFCFLLFRYFLINKKPHRLCPTNWPFLGMIPGLLVEIHRVYDFVTDILEVTNLTYPCVGPLFSGLDMLVTVDPANIHHIMSSNFANYPKGPEFKKLFDVLGDGIFNADSDLWKDLRKSAQSMMMNPEFQKFSLATSLNKLEKGLVPLLDHVAKEKLAVDLQDVFQRFTFDTTFVLATGYDPGCLSVEMPEVEFAKALDDAEEAIFYRHVKPEIFWRIQGLLGLGDEKKMTKARMTLDRVCSECIASRRDEISRGIDNVDSPSKDLLTSYMNLDTTKYKLLNPSDDRFLRDTVLTFMLAGRDTTGSGLTWFFWLLCKTPEIMAKIRQEINKNLTDGSESDVDSGSFNPQELKKLVYLHGAICEALRLYPPVPFQHKSPTEADVLPSGHKVDANSKILFCLYSLGRMKSVWGDDALEFKPERWISESGRSVHEPSYKFLSFNAGPRTCLGKEVALMQMKTVAVKIIQNYEMKIVEGQKIEPAPSVILHMKHGVKVTVTKRCLV, encoded by the exons ATGGCTTTGATTAGCTTGTTTGAAATCTCcattgctttcttttgttttctcctcttcCGATATTTCTTGATCAACAAGAAACCTCACCGTTTGTGTCCAACAAACTGGCCATTCCTGGGTATGATTCCAGGCTTGCTCGTCGAGATCCATCGTGTTTACGACTTTGTAACCGATATTCTCGAG GTCACAAACTTAACCTATCCTTGTGTTGGCCCCTTATTCTCCGGCCTAGACATGTTGGTCACGGTTGATCCGGCTAATATCCACCACATCATGAGCTCAAACTTCGCAAACTACCCGAAAGGACCCGAGTTCAAGAAGTTATTCGACGTTTTGGGAGATGGGATTTTCAATGCAGATTCGGACTTGTGGAAGGATCTGAGGAAATCAGCCCAAAGCATGATGATGAACCCCGagtttcaaaagttttcattaGCTACAAGCTTGAATAAGCTAGAGAAAGGGCTTGTCCCACTTCTTGACCATGTAGCTAAAGAGAAACTCGCTGTAGACTTACAAGACGTGTTCCAACGATTTACGTTCGACACTACGTTTGTTTTAGCGACCGGGTATGATCCAGGTTGTCTCTCCGTCGAAATGCCGGAAGTCGAGTTTGCAAAAGCTTTAGATGATGCAGAGGAAGCCATTTTCTACAGACATGTCAAGCCGGAGATCTTTTGGAGGATACAAGGCTTGCTTGGGTTAGgagatgagaagaagatgacgaaagCTCGCATGACTTTAGATCGTGTTTGCTCCGAGTGCATAGCTTCAAGGAGGGATGAGATAAGCCGTGGGATTGACAATGTTGATTCTCCTTCTAAGGATTTGCTGACGTCTTACATGAATTTGGACACGACCAAGTACAAGTTGCTGAATCCAAGCGACGACAGATTCCTCAGAGACACAGTCCTGACCTTCATGTTAGCTGGTCGTGATACGACAGGATCTGGACTCACTTGGTTCTTCTGGCTTCTCTGTAAGACACCAGAAATCATGGCCAAGATTCGtcaagaaatcaacaaaaacctGACCGATGGTTCTGAGTCTGATGTTGATTCTGGTTCATTCAATCCCCAGGAGTTAAAGAAGCTGGTGTATCTACATGGAGCGATTTGTGAAGCGCTCAGACTCTATCCACCTGTTCCCTTTCAACACAAGTCTCCCACTGAAGCGGACGTTCTTCCAAGCGGACACAAAGTCGACGCAAACTCGAAGATTCTGTTCTGTCTGTACTCATTAGGGAGAATGAAATCGGTTTGGGGAGACGATGCGTTGGAATTCAAACCGGAGAGATGGATATCTGAGAGTGGAAGATCGGTTCATGAGCCATCTTACAAGTTCTTATCGTTTAACGCCGGTCCAAGAACTTGTTTGGGGAAAGAAGTGGCTCTGATGCAAATGAAGACTGTGGCTGTGAAAATCATTCAGAACTATGAGATGAAGATCGTTGAAGGGCAAAAGATCGAGCCAGCTCCTTCTGTTATTCTCCACATGAAGCATGGTGTTAAAGTCACCGTTACTAAGAGATGTTTGGTCtga
- the LOC104720868 gene encoding alkane hydroxylase MAH1, with protein sequence MALVSLLEIFIAFTCFLIFHFFLIKKKQHRPFLTNWPILGMLPGLLPELPRVYDFITDVLEGGNLNFLFKGPTLGGLDMLFTVDPANIHHIMSSNFANYPKGTEFKKLFDVLGDGIFNADSELWKDLRKSSQSMMSHPEFQKFSLATSLSKLEKGLVPLLDHVAKEKLVVDLQDVFQRFTFDTTFVLATGYDPGCLSVEMPEIEFARALDDAEEAIFYRHLKPEMVWKMQRLIGVGGELKLKRAHAVFDRVCSECIASKRDEISRGSDNISSSSSKDLLMSFINVDTTKYKLLNPSDDRFLRDTILSFMLAGRDTTGSALTWFFWLLCKNQEAVARIRQEINTNLLPGNKTDGSVSYDSDSFNPQEVKKLVYLHGAICESLRLYPPVPFQHKSPTEPDVLPSGHKVDANSKILFCLYSLGRMKSVWGEDALEFKPERWISESGRSLHEPSYKFLSFNAGPRTCLGKEVAMTQMKTVAVKIIQNYEFQVVEGHKIEPAPSVILHMKHGLKVTVSKRCCA encoded by the coding sequence ATGGCTTTGGTAAGCTTACTCGAAATCTTCATTGCTTTCACTTGTTTCCTTATCTTTCACTTTTTCTTGATCAAAAAGAAACAGCACCGTCCCTTTCTCACAAACTGGCCAATCCTCGGTATGCTTCCGGGTTTACTTCCCGAGCTCCCTCGTGTTTACGACTTTATAACCGATGTTCTTGAGGGCGGCAACTTAAACTTTCTTTTCAAAGGACCTACTTTGGGGGGCCTCGACATGTTGTTCACCGTTGATCCTGCTAATATCCACCACATTATGAGCTCAAACTTTGCGAATTACCCGAAAGGAACAGAGTTCAAGAAGTTATTTGACGTTTTGGGAGATGGAATTTTCAATGCGGATTCAGAGTTGTGGAAGGATCTTAGGAAATCTTCTCAAAGCATGATGAGTCATCCTGagtttcaaaagttttcattaGCTACAAGCTTGAGTAAGCTAGAGAAAGGGCTTGTACCACTTCTTGATCATGTTGCTAAAGAGAAACTAGTCGTGGATTTACAAGATGTTTTCCAAAGATTCACGTTTGACACTACGTTTGTTTTAGCAACCGGGTATGATCCAGGTTGTCTCTCGGTTGAAATGCCTGAAATCGAGTTTGCAAGAGCGTTAGACGATGCAGAGGAAGCCATTTTCTACAGACACCTCAAGCCGGAGATGGTGTGGAAGATGCAAAGATTGATTGGTGTTGGAGGTGAGTTGAAGCTGAAAAGAGCTCATGCGGTTTTCGACCGTGTTTGCTCTGAGTGCATAGCTTCTAAAAGAGATGAGATCAGCCGAGGGAGTGATAATATCAGTTCCTCTTCTTCTAAAGATTTACTGATGTCTTTTATTAATGTTGACACGACCAAGTACAAGTTGTTGAATCCAAGTGATGACAGATTTCTTAGAGACACAATCCTATCCTTCATGTTAGCTGGTAGAGACACAACGGGCTCAGCACTCACTTGGTTCTTCTGGCTTCTATGCAAAAACCAAGAAGCCGTGGCCAGGATTCGTCAAGAAATCAACACAAACTTACTCCCGGGAAACAAGACTGATGGTTCTGTTTCTTACGATTCTGATTCATTCAACCCCCAGGAGGTAAAGAAGTTGGTGTATCTACATGGAGCAATTTGTGAATCCCTCAGACTCTATCCACCTGTTCCCTTTCAACACAAGTCTCCTACTGAACCGGACGTTCTTCCAAGCGGCCACAAAGTCGACGCCAACTCGAAGATTTTGTTCTGTCTGTACTCCTTAGGGAGAATGAAATCGGTTTGGGGAGAAGATGCATTGGAATTCAAACCGGAGAGATGGATTTCTGAGAGTGGAAGGTCGCTACACGAGCCATCTTACAAGTTCTTATCGTTTAACGCCGGTCCAAGAACTTGTTTGGGGAAAGAAGTGGCTATGACGCAAATGAAGACAGTTGCTGTGAAAATCATACAAAACTATGAGTTTCAGGTCGTTGAAGGGCACAAGATCGAGCCAGCTCCTTCTGTTATTCTCCACATGAAGCATGGTCTTAAAGTCACGGTCTCTAAAAGATGTTGTGCGTGA